In Myxocyprinus asiaticus isolate MX2 ecotype Aquarium Trade chromosome 3, UBuf_Myxa_2, whole genome shotgun sequence, the following proteins share a genomic window:
- the LOC127427616 gene encoding C-X-C motif chemokine 11-6-like — protein MKTGTAIVLLICLFAVEVKGQAKALKGRCLCAGKGVNMILPKMIEKVEIIPPSPSCENQEIVVTLKNGTERKCLNPESNFTKNYIMKAVKQRSQQKDQPAI, from the exons ATGAAGACTGGTACAGCTATTGTTCTTCTAATCTGCCTGTTTGCTGTAGAGGTGAAAG GGCAAGCAAAGGCTCTAAAAGGCAGGTGTTTATGTGCTGGCAAAGGAGTGAACATGATTCTGCCAAAAATGATTGAGAAGGTTGAAATTATACCACCAAGTCCCTCTTGTGAAAACCAGGAGATTGT TGTTACTCTTAAGAATGGCACAGAGCGGAAATGCCTAAATCCAGAATCTAATTTCACTAAGAATTACATAATGAAGGCTGTTAAACAGAG GAGCCAGCAGAAGGACCAGCCTGCAATATGA